A region from the Dendropsophus ebraccatus isolate aDenEbr1 chromosome 1, aDenEbr1.pat, whole genome shotgun sequence genome encodes:
- the GFRA2 gene encoding GDNF family receptor alpha-2, protein MGDMKMLLATHFPYSLLFLAQTSLTLSRPPSASWPHTDCIQANEQCISDQSCSSRLRTLRQCLAGRDRDVLLSSQECKTALEVLQESALYMCRCRRGMRKELLCLQVYWGIHAGLTDGDEFYESSPYEPVASRLSDIFRLASINSGTEASAIKQNACLDAAKFCNVNDACKRLRSTFISVCASGGEDSCPRRKCHKSLRTFMERIPSNLTYPLLFCPCGDKPCAERRRQTIVPSCSFNLPEVPNCLEVWATCRQDPICRSRLADFVTNCQSSPQSASGCVRDNYAACLGAYAGLIGYDVTLNFLDSDPHSLSIGPWCSCSGSGAQESMCELYLKEFTQNRCLRNAIYAFGNGTDVVHKQSAPRPALTTISPRTEKRHVLPDNQSDSNTLYEVNPDICDAIQDKKNDSSSPIRICVSESQLNSDLAPDLRIDEPNSGISQHHASMLSILIAVYLTTPF, encoded by the exons CTCAGACCAGCCTCACTCTCTCTAGGCCTCCATCTGCCTCCTGGCCTCACACAGACTGCATCCAAGCCAATGAGCAATGCATTAGTGACCAGTCCTGCAGCTCCAGACTCCGTACACTGCGCCAGTGTCTAGCGGGAAGGGACCGCGACGTCCTTCTATCCAGCCAGGAATGCAAGACTGCCCTGGAGGTACTTCAGGAGAGTGCCCTCTACATGTGTCGCTGCCGTAGGGGCATGAGGAAGGAGCTACTATGCCTACAAGTATACTGGGGGATCCATGCTGGCCTAACAGACG GCGATGAGTTTTATGAGTCGTCTCCATATGAACCTGTAGCCTCCCGTTTATCAGACATCTTTCGTCTGGCATCCATCAACTCCG GCACAGAGGCATCCGCCATCAAACAAAACGCCTGCTTGGATGCAGCAAAGTTCTGCAATGTGAATGATGCCTGTAAAAGATTACGCTCCACTTTCATCTCGGTCTGCGCCTCAGGGGGTGAGGATTCTTGTCCCCGTCGCAAGTGCCACAAGAGTCTGCGAACCTTCATGGAGCGTATACCTTCGAACCTGACCTACCCCCTTCTCTTCTGTCCTTGTGGGGACAAGCCATGTGCAGAAAGGCGCCGCCAAACCATAGTGCCAAGCTGCTCTTTTAATCTTCCGGAAGTTCCTAACTGCTTGGAGGTGTGGGCCACCTGTAGACAGGACCCAATTTGCAG GTCCAGGTTGGCGGATTTTGTTACGAATTGTCAGAGTTCCCCTCAGTCTGCGAGTGGCTGTGTCCGGGATAACTACGCAGCCTGTCTAGGGGCATATGCTGGGCTGATCG GATATGATGTGACCCTAAACTTCCTGGACTCCGATCCCCATTCGCTTTCCATAGGACCTTGGTGCTCTTGCAGCGGCAGTGGCGCACAAGAATCTATGTGTGAACTGTACTTGAAGGAGTTCACCCAGAACCGCTGCCTAC GAAATGCAATTTATGCCTTTGGAAATGGTACAGATGTTGTACACAAGCAGAGCGCCCCCCGACCTGCcctcaccaccatctccccacggACTGAGAAGAGGCACGTGCTGCCCGATAACCAGAGTGACAGTAACACGCTGTATGAGGTGAACCCTGACATATGCGATGCAATCCAG GACAAGAAGAATGACAGCTCGTCCCCCATTAGGATCTGTGTTTCTGAG TCACAGCTTAATTCAGACCTTGCACCGGACTTAAGAATAGATGAACCCAACTCGGGGATATCTCAGCACCATGCCAGCATGCTGTCCATCCTCATCGCTGTATACCTCACCACCCCGTTCTGA